Below is a window of Roseofilum reptotaenium CS-1145 DNA.
CCGCCCGGTCTAAACAGAAGAAGACGGGGAGCTTTTGGATACAGACATCATGAATGACTTGGTCATAGCCCCGTTGCAGGAAGGTCGAATAAATGGCAGCAACTGGCCGCATTCCTTCGCAAGCTAAACCCGCAGCCAGGGTAACAGCATGTTGTTCGGCAATGCCGACATCAATATATTGATCGGGTAATTTGGCATGGAGTTTATCCAAACCGGTTCCCGTCGCCATGGCTGCGGTAATACCGATAATCTTGGGGTTATTTTCCGCCAGTTGAGTGAGGGTATGGGCAAAGACTTTGGAATAGGAGGGGGGTTTGGGCTTACTGGAAGGAATAGCCTTACCGGTGGTTAAGTTAAAGGGACTTTGGGCATGATAGCCGACTTGATCGTTTTCGGCGATCGCATATCCTTTTCCTTTAGTGGTCGCCACATGTACTAACACCGGTCCCTCAATTTGGTGCGCTTGCTCAAACGTAGTAATCAACTCCTGTAAATCGTGGCCATCTACCGGCCCCATATAAGTAAAGCCCAATTCCTCAATGACTGCACCGACTTTAGAGACAGCCAAGCGCTTCATCCCTTCCTTCACCCGTTCCATCTCTGGTGTAAAGGTCTCACCAAAGAAGGGAATATGCTTAAACTGCTCTTCTAAGTTATCTGCAAAAAACTGCATCGGCGGACTGAGGCGCATTTTATTCAGATATCGGGAAATTGCCCCCACATTAGGAGAAATGGACATTTCATTATCATTTAAGATCACCAACAGACGAGTATGGGGCAAATGTCCCGCATGGTTAATCGCTTCTAGAGCCATGCCCCCAGTGAGCGAGCCATCCCCAATAATGGCAGCCACCTTATAATTTTCGCCTTTCCTATCCCGTGCCAAAGCCATTCCTAAAGCCGCAGAAATGCTCGTCGAAGCGTGTCCAGCACCAAAATGGTCAAATTTGCTCTCGCAGCGCTTCAAATAGCCTGCAATGCCATCTTTTTGCCGTAGGGTATGAAAATCATTGTAGCGTCCCGTAATCATTTTATGGGGATAGGCTTGGTGACCCACATCCCAAACCACTTTATCATGGTCAAGATCCAGGGTTTGAT
It encodes the following:
- the dxs gene encoding 1-deoxy-D-xylulose-5-phosphate synthase: MHLSELTHPNQLHGLSIAQLEQVARQIREKHLQTIAATGGHLGPGLGVVELTLALYQTLDLDHDKVVWDVGHQAYPHKMITGRYNDFHTLRQKDGIAGYLKRCESKFDHFGAGHASTSISAALGMALARDRKGENYKVAAIIGDGSLTGGMALEAINHAGHLPHTRLLVILNDNEMSISPNVGAISRYLNKMRLSPPMQFFADNLEEQFKHIPFFGETFTPEMERVKEGMKRLAVSKVGAVIEELGFTYMGPVDGHDLQELITTFEQAHQIEGPVLVHVATTKGKGYAIAENDQVGYHAQSPFNLTTGKAIPSSKPKPPSYSKVFAHTLTQLAENNPKIIGITAAMATGTGLDKLHAKLPDQYIDVGIAEQHAVTLAAGLACEGMRPVAAIYSTFLQRGYDQVIHDVCIQKLPVFFCLDRAGIVGADGPTHQGMYDISYLRCLPNLVQMAPKDEGELQRMIVTGIDYTDGPIAMRYPRGNGYGVPLMEEGWEPLDIGKGEILRNGDDLLLVAYGSMVHPALQVAELLSEHGVETTVVNARFAKPLDTELILPLAEKIGRVATLEEGSLIGGFGSGIVEALMDANIVVPVQRLGVPDILVDHATPDQSKTALGLMPAQMADSIRDRFFQKQPTPVNA